Below is a genomic region from Phacochoerus africanus isolate WHEZ1 chromosome X, ROS_Pafr_v1, whole genome shotgun sequence.
AATTCACGATACCGTGGGCTCCCGACCCCGGGGCCTGGTCCAGGTGATAAGAAACgctcagggaagaaaaagatcaGCAAGGCTGATATTGGTGCGCCCAGCGGATTCAAGTGAGAACCTCTCCCCAGTGGGCCCATGGatccccagggggtgggggagcacaTAAGCAGGTGGACAGGAGGCGAGCCAAGTGGTTGGAAGGATGGGAAAATGGACAGTGGGTGAGTGCAAGGCCGGGACTAGGGCACCATGGTTGCAAACGTTGTAGAAGCTATCCCTCTCCAGGTTGTCCAACTACAGTTCATGACCCAGAGTGAGTGCCTCCTTAAAGTTTGCTCCCTAACACCTTCACTCATCTCAACCTAGTCCTACCCCGGTTGGGCTGGCCCATGAGTTGGGgggggtagatggatggatggatggatgggtaggtgggtTGGAGAATGAATGGGTGGATAAATGGGAAGTGGGTCGGTAGATGGATGGCTGAGGGGATGAGTATGTGGACAGATGGATATATAGGCTGATGGGCTCACAGGCAAGTTGGATGAGGATGGATAGATGGCCAGATATGTGGATGCGTGGACAGTGCAGGGGATACGTGGTCAGCAGTGTGTGGTCGCATGGGTCGTCACGCGAGTGAATGGATGGGAAGATGGACACAggggtagatggatgggtggatggataagTGTGAGTGAAGACAGATTGGCGGATAAGTGGGTAAATAGATGTGCATGGATAGATgagtggagagagaaaaatgtatagaAATCAGTGTCTGACAGGTGAATGTGAATAGCTGGGTAGACAGGAAGATAGCTGGGAGAATCTCTGTGTCTGATGCAAAGAGAGGTGGGTGGACAGATGGGCACCGAAAACTATGGCCAGCCGCCTTCTAATTCTGTAACTactgttttctctcattcattcatttatgacccattcattcattcggtCAGTCCCTCTGGGCAGGAGAGGGCAAGAGGGCTTCGctaggaagggagggaagaaagggcagTGGGGCTTCATTGGGGTCTCCTCACCTCCCCCAGACATGTCAGCCACGTGGGGTGGGACCCCCAGAATGGATTTGACGTGAGTAACTTCAAAGTCCCCTGGACCCCACTCAACTCCCACCTACCTTCCACGGCTCTAGACCTACCCTCAGAGCCCAGCCTTCCCACACGCCTCTCAGATGCCTCtctggtggcggggggggggggggggtggacccAATGAGAATCTCTGCCCATGACCTCCCCACCTGATTCCCCTACCCCTGCCCTGGCCTTTTTCCTCCTGGGCAGGTGAACAACCTGGACCCGGATCTGCGGAGTCTGTTCTCCAGGGCAGGAATCAGTGAGGCCCAGCTCACTGATGCTGAAACTTCCAAATTTATCTATGACTTCATTGAGAACCAGGGTGGGATGGAAGCTGTGCGGAAGGAGATGAGGCGTCAGGGTGAGTCACCCCCCCGCCCGTCTTTCTGGACACCCCCTTTTTCATCAACCCTGGTAGCTGATTTCTAAGAGATCCATTGCAAGCACTCACATTTCCTCATGGAAATGCCTATACTGCTTGAATTGGGAGTTGATAGAGTTCCtcccatggtgcagtgggttaagaaccccacagcagcagctctggtggctgccgaggcgtgggttccatccctagccctaCCACCTTGCAGTAGTTGGTTAAAGGATCGGTGGTGCCCTACTCCGGgatcccattagatccctagcctgggaatttccatatgctgtgggcgaggccattaaaaaaaaaaaaaaaaaaaaaagagggagttcccctgatggctcagcagtaacaaacccgactaggatccatgaggatgtgggttcgctccctggccttgctcagtgggttaaggatggtgtcgctgtgagctgtggtctaagtcacagttgcagctcgggtcctgtgttgctgtggctgtggcgtaggctggccactgtagctctgattcgaccccgagcctgggaacttccatgtgcctcaggtgcagccctaaaaaagaaaaagaaagaaaaagagaaaaaagaaaaaaaaaaaggaaaagaattttgagTTAACGAAAAAAATGGGagtccccttcgtggctcaggagttaaggaacccaactagaatccatgaggatgcgggttcaatcactggcctcgctcagtgggttaaggatctggccttgctgtggctgtgatacaggccagcagctgtagctcggattcaacccctagcttgggaacctccatatgccacaggtggccctaaaaaggaaaaaaaaaatttgtgagtTGGTAGGCTGGGatgttcattttacaaatgagcacAACTGAGGGTCTGAAGAAACCTATAGTAATAGCTATGTatcatttttcccccctcagaGCCGCTTCCACCGCCCCCACCGCCATCCCGAGGAGGGAACCAACTCCCCCGGCCCCCCACTGTGGGGAGTAACAAGGGTCGCTCTGGTCCACTGCCCCCTGTTCCCACGGGAGGTGCTCCACCCCCACCAATCCCCCggggacccccacccccgggccgaGGGGGCCCTCCGCCACCACCCCCTCCAGCCACTGGACGCTCTGTACCACCACCCCCTCCGCCCCCTGGAGCTGGGGGGCCGACCTTGCCTCCGccaccaccgccaccgccaccaccacccagCTGTGGGGACGgacccatccctcccccacctcctccttctctgggGCTTGTGGGGGGCCCGGCCCctggtgggggtcggggggcgCTGTTGGATCAAATCCGGCAGGGAATCCAGCTGAACAAGGTAAGGACCAGCGTGATGGAGGATTGGCCGTCTAGGACTCTGGGGTGTGCTGCACAAGTCAGGATATTAGGGGGCCGAGGCCGAGCGTGATGGAGGTCCCGGGTTGTGGGGTTTCCGGGATAAGGCTGGGAGGTTGGTGGAGAGAGGCGGGCGGGCTCGGAGATGTGTCGAAGGGAACGGGCGTGTGCGGGAGGAGAAATAAGGacaaaggggtggggaggagcaccCCTCTCTCAGACCCTGAGCCTTCTGTGCTGGACTCTGCAGACCCCTGGGGCCCCAGAGAGTTCAGCGCTGCAGCCCCCACCTCAGAGCTCCGAGGGGCTGGTGGGGGCCCTGATGCACGTGATGCAGAAGAGAAGCAAAGCCATTCATTCCTCCGGTGAGAACCCCCATCTCCCCTGCGAGCCTGCCCTTCATAGCCCACCCTGCCGGGCGGTGACCCTGGTTCCCAGCTGTCACCATCGAGAGTAACATTTGTGCTATCTATCTGTTGACGAGAGGAGGGTTCACGTGCATCCTGTATCAGCCTCTTTTCTTGACAAAGGCGACATTGGCATCATGTGGCAGGAATATGATTAGCTCTGTCTTCGACGGTGATATTGGCATTAACTGCAAAGTATATCCACGATGTTAACATTAATCCCGTAGGTTCAAGAGTGTTCGTATTAGCTCAGCATGTGATGATTATATGATAAAGATCGCCATTAATTCATTATGTAATAATGGTATAATGAACCCAATCTTTCTACATCAATACCAACATTAATCCCAATATTAATCCCCTAAATGTGTCAACAATAGTGTCCTTATATATGACAATGAGGTGAGGATCCCCTGTTATGTGATAATAATATACTATACTCCAAGTGTGACAATATGGATATCAACCCCAGAGTCTCTTCCCAAGATTCCGAAGAATCCATTCTAtgacaatgtttttttttatttttttatttttgtctttttgccatttcttgggccgctctcacggcatatggaggttcccaggctaggggtctaatcggagctgtagctgccagcctacgccagagccacagcaatgcaggatccgagccgagtctgcaacctacaccacagctcatggcaacgccggatcgtcaacccactgagcaagggcagggatcgaacccgcaacctcatggttcctagtcggattcgttaaccactgcgccacgatgggaactcccattctatgACAATATTATaacaagttcattttttttttgccttttctagggccgctcccgcggcatatggaggttcccgggcgaggggtccagtcagagctgtagccaccggcctgcaccacagccacagcaacgcaagatccgagccgcgtctgcaacctacaccacagttcacggctatttgctaaccactgtgccatgacgggaactctaacgGGCTCATCTTTTGACCACGATATCATCTTTAACCCCATTACGTGTCACCA
It encodes:
- the WAS gene encoding actin nucleation-promoting factor WAS — translated: MQWPAEEKQDLTPAWKGLQARRCEIHRLSLAGEDKTKKTRAGGTMSGGPAGGRPGGRGGATVQQNIPSTLLQDHENQRLFEMLGRKCWTLATAVVQLYLALPPGAEHWTKEHCGAVCFVKDNPQKSYFIRLYGLQAGRLLWEQELYSQLVYSTPTPFFHTFAGDECQAGLNFADEGEAQAFRALVHEKIQKRNQRQSGDRRQLPTPPTPANEERRGGLPPVPPHPGGDQGGSSSLSLVTVDIQNPDITNSRYRGLPTPGPGPGDKKRSGKKKISKADIGAPSGFKHVSHVGWDPQNGFDVNNLDPDLRSLFSRAGISEAQLTDAETSKFIYDFIENQGGMEAVRKEMRRQEPLPPPPPPSRGGNQLPRPPTVGSNKGRSGPLPPVPTGGAPPPPIPRGPPPPGRGGPPPPPPPATGRSVPPPPPPPGAGGPTLPPPPPPPPPPPSCGDGPIPPPPPPSLGLVGGPAPGGGRGALLDQIRQGIQLNKTPGAPESSALQPPPQSSEGLVGALMHVMQKRSKAIHSSDEGEDQAGDDDDDDEWDD